One segment of Allorhodopirellula heiligendammensis DNA contains the following:
- a CDS encoding CoA-binding protein, which produces MNSIEDFLAAKTYAVAGASNRPHKYGNKVFRALLAAGRETYPLNPAQDEIEGHRAYPTITDLPILPEALSIITPPEVTRSVVADAIAAGVKHIWMQPGAEDEHASEAAREAGLNVIDDGSCILVLLARQS; this is translated from the coding sequence ATGAACTCCATCGAAGATTTTCTCGCGGCGAAGACATACGCAGTCGCCGGCGCATCCAACCGCCCACACAAGTACGGCAACAAAGTCTTCCGCGCACTCCTCGCTGCCGGCCGCGAAACCTATCCGCTGAATCCTGCCCAGGACGAGATCGAGGGCCACCGAGCCTACCCGACGATCACCGATCTACCGATCCTTCCCGAAGCTCTGTCGATCATCACGCCTCCGGAAGTCACACGCAGCGTCGTCGCCGATGCGATCGCCGCCGGAGTCAAACACATTTGGATGCAACCCGGAGCCGAAGACGAACACGCCAGCGAAGCGGCACGTGAAGCGGGGTTGAACGTGATCGATGACGGCAGTTGTATTCTCGTTCTGTTAGCACGCCAATCGTGA